One stretch of Bordetella avium DNA includes these proteins:
- a CDS encoding TetR/AcrR family transcriptional regulator has product MDTPTANSTRDQLLSHAQKLIRSRGCNGLSYRDLADYVGVKTSSIHYYFPCKDDLLLEALESYSSRALASLRNIDATLAPRERLDRYFEKIEAQLCAGDELCLGGMLAAEIISLPESVRQALQGFFRGQEQWLMGVLRDGRADGSIVFHGDIETAARALFAAVQGLMITARLFREPARLKETLSDRLACIV; this is encoded by the coding sequence ATGGATACGCCAACAGCAAACTCGACCCGCGATCAGCTCCTGAGCCACGCGCAAAAATTGATTCGCTCACGCGGATGCAATGGCTTAAGTTACCGCGACTTGGCCGATTATGTGGGCGTCAAAACGTCCAGTATTCATTACTACTTCCCCTGCAAAGACGATCTTTTGCTCGAAGCGCTGGAAAGCTATAGCTCGCGTGCGCTGGCTTCCTTGCGCAATATCGACGCCACGCTCGCGCCCCGTGAGCGCCTGGACCGTTATTTCGAAAAAATCGAAGCGCAGCTTTGCGCCGGAGACGAGCTTTGCCTAGGCGGCATGTTGGCCGCCGAAATCATCTCTTTGCCTGAGAGTGTGCGGCAGGCCTTGCAGGGGTTCTTCCGCGGGCAGGAGCAGTGGCTAATGGGGGTGCTTCGCGATGGCCGGGCCGATGGCAGTATCGTCTTCCATGGCGACATCGAAACCGCCGCACGCGCGCTGTTCGCCGCCGTGCAGGGGCTGATGATTACCGCCCGTCTGTTTCGCGAACCCGCGCGCCTCAAAGAAACCCTGTCCGATCGGCTCGCTTGCATTGTTTGA
- a CDS encoding DUF4148 domain-containing protein, which yields MDWPPAQDSSSTLSRAQVESELASARQAGLMASGENDYPIAAYAQGAMATRAQVKAELASARAQGLTDSAELDYPPTAG from the coding sequence TTGGATTGGCCGCCCGCCCAAGACAGCAGCAGCACGCTCAGCCGCGCCCAGGTCGAGTCCGAGCTGGCCTCCGCGCGTCAAGCAGGCCTGATGGCCTCTGGCGAAAATGATTACCCGATCGCCGCTTATGCCCAGGGTGCCATGGCCACCCGCGCTCAGGTCAAGGCTGAGCTGGCGTCCGCCCGCGCGCAGGGTCTGACCGACAGCGCTGAGTTGGACTATCCACCCACGGCCGGCTGA
- a CDS encoding phosphatase PAP2 family protein, with amino-acid sequence MTTGVPTPSQRTSRLARGATGALALALLLLACAIWLDRPLSLWLNVNVPPALDKAFDRIGNLGDAGLYVAVGLICYIWALNGLARGWSCPFKSGFDRMARGSLLLLATMTVGGIITWLLKRLVSRARPEALLDHGIYGLGQVFAGKPYDSFPSSHTLAAFAVASVIAILSPRWRWPVMTLAVLVAASRVINRDHFLSDVCVGALIAICCAVLLAPRILDTRYHWPLRAPWRWWKAS; translated from the coding sequence ATGACGACAGGCGTACCCACCCCCTCTCAGCGCACATCGCGCCTTGCTCGCGGCGCAACGGGAGCATTGGCTTTGGCCCTGCTGTTGCTGGCCTGCGCCATTTGGCTCGATCGCCCGCTGAGCCTTTGGTTGAACGTCAATGTTCCGCCCGCGCTAGACAAGGCCTTCGATCGTATCGGCAATCTGGGCGATGCCGGCCTCTATGTCGCTGTCGGCCTCATCTGCTATATCTGGGCGCTCAACGGCCTGGCGCGAGGCTGGAGCTGCCCTTTCAAGAGCGGTTTTGATCGCATGGCGCGCGGCTCGCTGCTGCTGCTTGCCACGATGACGGTGGGGGGCATCATCACCTGGCTGCTCAAGCGCCTGGTTTCGCGCGCCCGACCCGAAGCGCTGCTGGACCACGGCATTTATGGCCTGGGACAGGTATTCGCCGGCAAGCCCTATGACTCCTTCCCCTCCAGTCATACCCTGGCCGCCTTCGCCGTGGCGTCGGTGATCGCGATTCTATCGCCACGCTGGCGCTGGCCCGTCATGACCCTGGCGGTGCTGGTGGCGGCCAGCCGCGTGATCAACCGCGACCACTTCCTGAGCGATGTCTGCGTCGGCGCACTGATCGCGATCTGCTGCGCCGTCTTGCTGGCGCCGCGCATTCTTGACACCCGCTACCATTGGCCGCTGCGCGCGCCATGGCGGTGGTGGAAGGCTTCCTGA